In the Anguilla anguilla isolate fAngAng1 chromosome 7, fAngAng1.pri, whole genome shotgun sequence genome, one interval contains:
- the LOC118232508 gene encoding 40S ribosomal protein S6-like isoform X1 gives MKLNISFPATGCQKLIEVDDERKLRTFYEKRMATEVSADPLGEEWKGYMVRISGGNDRQGFPMKQGVLTHGRVRLLLSKGHSCYRPRRTGERKRKSVRGCIVDANLSVLNLVIIKKGEKDIPGLTDSTVPRRLGPKRASKIRKLFNLSKEDDVRQYVVRRPLTKEGKKPRSKAPRIQRLVTPRVLQHKRRRIALKKQRTLKNKEEASEYAKLLAKRMKEAKEKRQEQIAKRRRLSSLRASTSKSESSQK, from the exons ATGAAG CTAAACATCTCCTTTCCAGCCACTGGCTGTCAAAAGCTGATTGAGGTCGACGATGAGCGCAAGCTGCGGACCTTCTACGAGAAGCGTATGGCCACTGAGGTGTCCGCTGACCCCCTTGGCGAGGAGTGGAAG GGCTACATGGTACGTATCAGCGGGGGGAACGACAGGCAGGGTTTCCCCATGAAGCAGGGCGTTCTGACGCACGGGCGCGTCCGCCTCCTGCTCAGCAAGGGCCACTCCTGCTACCGCCCCCGCAGGACCGGAGAGCGCAAGCGCAAGTCTGTCCGCGGCTGCATCGTCGACGCCAACCTCAGTGTGCTCAACCTCGTCATCATCAAGAAAG GTGAGAAGGACATCCCCGGGCTCACCGACAGCACAGTCCCTCGCCGCCTGGGCCCCAAGAGGGCCAGCAAGATCCGCAAGCTCTTCAACCTGTCGAAGGAGGACGACGTCAGGCAGTACGTGGTGAGGAGGCCCTTGACCAAGGAAG GCAAGAAGCCCAGAAGCAAAGCCCCCAGGATTCAGCGGCTAGTGACGCCGCGCGTGCTGCAGCACAAGCGCCGGCGCATCGCGCTGAAGAAGCAGCGCACACTGAAGAACAAGGAGGAGGCCTCAGAGTACGCCAAGCTGCTGGCCAAGAGGATGAAG GAGGCCAAGGAGAAGCGGCAGGAACAGATCGCAAAGAGGCGTCGCCTCTCTTCCCTGAGAGCCTCCACATCCAAATCTGAGTCCAGCCAGAAGTAA
- the LOC118232508 gene encoding 40S ribosomal protein S6-like isoform X2, whose amino-acid sequence MATEVSADPLGEEWKGYMVRISGGNDRQGFPMKQGVLTHGRVRLLLSKGHSCYRPRRTGERKRKSVRGCIVDANLSVLNLVIIKKGEKDIPGLTDSTVPRRLGPKRASKIRKLFNLSKEDDVRQYVVRRPLTKEGKKPRSKAPRIQRLVTPRVLQHKRRRIALKKQRTLKNKEEASEYAKLLAKRMKEAKEKRQEQIAKRRRLSSLRASTSKSESSQK is encoded by the exons ATGGCCACTGAGGTGTCCGCTGACCCCCTTGGCGAGGAGTGGAAG GGCTACATGGTACGTATCAGCGGGGGGAACGACAGGCAGGGTTTCCCCATGAAGCAGGGCGTTCTGACGCACGGGCGCGTCCGCCTCCTGCTCAGCAAGGGCCACTCCTGCTACCGCCCCCGCAGGACCGGAGAGCGCAAGCGCAAGTCTGTCCGCGGCTGCATCGTCGACGCCAACCTCAGTGTGCTCAACCTCGTCATCATCAAGAAAG GTGAGAAGGACATCCCCGGGCTCACCGACAGCACAGTCCCTCGCCGCCTGGGCCCCAAGAGGGCCAGCAAGATCCGCAAGCTCTTCAACCTGTCGAAGGAGGACGACGTCAGGCAGTACGTGGTGAGGAGGCCCTTGACCAAGGAAG GCAAGAAGCCCAGAAGCAAAGCCCCCAGGATTCAGCGGCTAGTGACGCCGCGCGTGCTGCAGCACAAGCGCCGGCGCATCGCGCTGAAGAAGCAGCGCACACTGAAGAACAAGGAGGAGGCCTCAGAGTACGCCAAGCTGCTGGCCAAGAGGATGAAG GAGGCCAAGGAGAAGCGGCAGGAACAGATCGCAAAGAGGCGTCGCCTCTCTTCCCTGAGAGCCTCCACATCCAAATCTGAGTCCAGCCAGAAGTAA